GGGACGAGATGGACGAAGCCATTATTCAGTACGCACGCAGGGCGTACAACCTTCTGATCGGCGAACGGACGGCGGAGGACATCAAGATCGCCGCCGGCTCCGCGTTCCCGCAGCCCGAGGAGCAGGCGATTGCGGTCCGCGGCCGCGATCTGGTTTCGGGGTTGCCCCGGATCGTGCGGATGACCAGCACGGAAATCCGTGAGGCGATAGCCGAGCCAATCGCCGGCATTGTAGAGGCTGTGAAGATGACCCTCGAGCGGACGCCACCGGAGCTCGCCGCCGATATCGTCGACCGCGGGATCGTCATGGCCGGGGGCGGGTCGCTGCTCCGCGGCCTCGATCGGCTGCTCGCCGAGGAAACGGGGATGCCGGTGACGCTTACCGATGACCCGCTGGGCAGCGTGGCGTTGGGGATCGGAAGGGCGCTCGAGGAGCTCGAGACCTTGAAGAAGGTGCTCATCGCGAGGAAGAAGTCCTAGAGGGTGCTGTGTTCTTCGACGCTCGGGCTAGCCGTGCGAACTTTCCGGATAGCGCGCGGCGATGACCGTGAAGGACAGAACTGCGATGCGAACGATCTTGGGCGGTGTCGTGGCGCTTACCCCGCGTCATTTGTTCGTCCGTCCCGTCCTGCGGCGCGAATTAGAGCGATCCCCTCAATGCCTTCATCCGGCGCTGAGCTGGATCCGGAGCGTGTCCAACTAGGGTGTGCTCTGGGGGTGGGCCATCGGCGATGCCCCGGTGTCGTGGACGCCGAGCGAATCTGGTCGTCAAAACAGGAGATGACACGATGTCGAAACGGATCATAAGAACGGAACATGCTCCGGTAGCCTCCTGGCCTGCTTCGCAGGCCGTCGTGGCCAACGGTATGATCTTCGTTGCCGGCCAAGTGGCGATCGACCCGCGGACCGAGCAGCTCGTTCTGGGAGATACCCGGGTCCAGACGAAGCAGGTGATGGAAAACATTAGGGCCGTGCTCGAGGCGGCCGGATCCTCGATGGACAAGGTCGTCAAGGCGATCGTGTTTCTGCGAGATCTGAATCACTTCGGCGCCATGAACGAGGTCTACTGGCAGTACTTCCAAGAGAATCCGCCCGCCTGGTCGATGGTGCAGGTCGGTAGGCTGCGCAGCGGCGCGGCGGTCGAGATCGAGGTCGTAGCTCTGAGCTAAAAGTGCCGCGCTGGCGGGGATGCTGATCCGCGTGCTGGCGGGGCAACCGGGGTCGCAACCCAATCGTCACGCCAGCGGGGACAGTCCACGCGAACGCGGCACACGGCCACCCAAAACTGGGAGCCCAATCCCCCCGGTTGCGGCTGGGAGACACATGGGTTGTCGATGTCGACTTTCGACCGGTGATCCAGTCCGTCGGTCGATCGATTCGGCAGGTTTGGAGCGGGGTCCCCTGGCTCCCCTGAGGCTCGGCTTGCTCCGACGATTTCAGGAAAGTGGCGGCTCTTGCCGTCCTGGGTCTTGACCCGCAGTAGCAACTCCAGTCCTGGGCTCCCATTGAGGTTACCCGTGCCGGACGACCTCGCTGTGGGGCACGACGGTCAATGGCCCCTCCACGTGCCGGATCTCGAACCGGGAGACCTTCTCTTCGCGCCAGCAGCGAAACGAGACACGGGCACGTCCCACCTGAAGATGTTCCACTTCAACCGAGGTCAACCAGGGCGGCAGGGCGGGCGTCAAGTAGAGACGCTCCTGGGGGGCGTCGGCGCGGAGGCCGAGGATGGCCTGCAACAGCAGGAACGCGCTTCCGGACGCCCACGCCTGGGGAATATTGACACCCAGATACTGTACGGGGAACCCAAGCGCTTTTCGCCGGTGCCCGGACATGAGCTCGGGCAGCCGGTACCCTTGGAACAGGCTGGCGGCGTCGAAAATGCCATGCGCGATCTGGCCAACCGCGGCGTCGTACCCGTAGCGCTTGCAGCCTGCGGCGATGAGAGCATTGTCGTGCGGCCACACGGAGCCGCGTTGGTAGGCGAAGGGGTTGAACGCCGGATGGGAGGCACTGAGCGTCCGGACGCCCCAGCCGCTCCACATGTCCTCGGCCAGCAGCCGGGCCACAACGCGCCCCGCTCGGGAGGCCGGGGCGATCCCCGACCACAGGCAGTGGCCGGCATTGCTGACGACGCTCGCGATGCGCTGCTTGTGGGCGTCGAGGCCAAACGCGTACGTCCC
This genomic interval from bacterium contains the following:
- a CDS encoding Rid family detoxifying hydrolase; the protein is MSKRIIRTEHAPVASWPASQAVVANGMIFVAGQVAIDPRTEQLVLGDTRVQTKQVMENIRAVLEAAGSSMDKVVKAIVFLRDLNHFGAMNEVYWQYFQENPPAWSMVQVGRLRSGAAVEIEVVALS